In one Fusarium falciforme chromosome 5, complete sequence genomic region, the following are encoded:
- a CDS encoding DNA-directed RNA polymerase III subunit RPC9 produces the protein MKILESQAAVLSNWEVYEHLTEQKERYKKTKHRGPQNYEDLVRYLLNYLRSNPNPLSEDPIPYTEGCITLLLERLRPFNLAKSEVIMIINLRPSTPPVLGSALEDMYERFTAEQQEEMVTIIAEVLGPFGQEAEAADASMADA, from the exons ATGAAGATTCTCGAGTCTCAAGCCGCTGTGCTCAGTAATTGGGAGGTGTACGAGCACCTCACCGAGCAAAAGGAGCGCTACAAGAAGACTAAACATCGAGGTCCTCAAAATTATGAAGATCTAGTTCGCTAT CTCCTGAATTATCTCCGCTCAAATCCTAACCCTCTCAGCGAGGACCCTATTCCCTACACCGAGGGCTGCATCACCCTGCTCCTCGAGCGCCTGAGGCCTTTCAACCTAGCCAAGAGTGAGGTTATCATGATCATCAACCTCCGCCCTAGCACTCCTCCGGTTCTTGGCTCTGCTCTCGAGGATATGTATGAGCGCTTCACCGCAGAGCAGCAGGAGGAAATggtcaccatcatcgccgaAGTCCTTGGCCCATTCGGGCAAGAGGCTGAGGCGGCCGATGCATCCATGGCCGACGCATAG
- a CDS encoding PseudoU-synth-1 domain-containing protein has product MRRFGRQLGRQSPLGAIISGAQIHHQPSRRSASVSSSSSSSGESPEARAQRKAARYRTMSGDANYQSWTKNGLIQRVKELEAELKSRPAPELKVEVVEQPQQKSEGDNTTPGTKKAKPKGKRKMDPSKYSTRFIALKLAYLGKNYGGFEFQAMANAPSIEEELWNALTKACLIFPKDERVVDFECCEYSKCGRTDKGVSAFGQVIGLRVRSNRPLPKKRRRLSEAGDAMVVDEPTGENGEEEDDFDTSSFDPIKDELQYPRLLNRVLPPDIRILAWCPSPPPDFSARFSCRERQYRYFFTQPAFTPEPTAGGAKNGWLDIEAMRDAAKRYEGEHDFRNFCKIDPGKQITNFVRTIYEADIKEVRDVSSALPYLSGSQYAPAEGVSDKDAVHPKVYMFQVRGSAFLWHQIRHMVGVLFLVGQRLEKPEVISTLLDVAKNPCKPNYVMADEVPLVLWDCIFPGEDSAPVDPAAEKQDALDWVYLADDPALCKPGQFGVIDGLWAHWRERKLDELLSNQLLQLVSQQGSTDPSRQISRPEPAKANSTMVYEGGNGARMGGRYVPLLEKDKLQSPEEQNERYAIRKGYASSEDMRAQRGFGRRKDESTADE; this is encoded by the coding sequence ATGAGACGCTTTGGTCGTCAACTTGGGCGCCAAAGTCCGCTCGGAGCCATCATCAGCGGAGCTCagattcatcatcaaccgtcACGACGCAGCGCTTCAGTTTCTTCGAGTTCTTCATCAAGTGGTGAATCCCCCGAAGCTCGTGCGCAGCGAAAGGCTGCCAGGTACCGCACCATGTCCGGAGACGCAAATTATCAGTCATGGACCAAGAACGGTCTCATTCAGAgggtcaaggagctcgaggccgagctcaAGAGCCGGCCAGCCCCAGAActcaaggtcgaggttgTGGAACAGCCACAGCAGAAAAGTGAAGGCGACAATACGACGCCGGGGACCAAAAAGGCCAAGCCCAAAGGCAAACGAAAGATGGACCCGAGCAAGTACTCGACGCGGTTCATCGCCCTGAAGCTCGCGTACCTGGGCAAGAACTACGGCGGCTTCGAGTTCCAGGCCATGGCCAACGCCCCGTCtatcgaggaggagctgtgGAACGCTCTCACAAAGGCGTGCCTCATCTTTCCCAAGGATGAACGAGTTGTTGACTTTGAGTGCTGCGAGTACTCCAAGTGCGGCCGCACCGATAAAGGCGTCAGCGCCTTTGGACAGGTCATTGGCCTGCGGGTTCGGAGCAACAGACCCTTGCCTAAGAAGCGACGGCGTCTAAGTGAAGCGGGCGATGCCATGGTTGTGGATGAACCAACAGGAGAGAacggagaggaagaggatgattTTGATACATCATCATTCGACCCTATCAAAGATGAGCTGCAGTATCCTCGACTCCTCAACCGTGTGCTCCCCCCTGATATCCGCATCCTCGCCTGGTGTCCCTCCCCACCACCAGACTTCTCAGCCCGCTTCTCCTGTCGAGAGCGCCAGTACCGCTACTTCTTTACCCAGCCTGCCTTTACGCCAGAGCCTACGGCTGGCGGCGCGAAGAACGGTTGGCTCGACATTGAGGCCATGCGCGATGCGGCGAAGCGGTATGAGGGTGAGCACGACTTTCGCAACTTTTGCAAGATCGACCCGGGGAAGCAGATTACAAACTTTGTGCGCACCATCTATGAGGCCGATATCAAGGAGGTCCGCGATGTCAGCTCCGCCTTGCCATACCTCTCCGGGTCGCAGTATGCGCCAGCGGAAGGAGTCTCGGATAAGGACGCTGTGCACCCCAAGGTGTACATGTTCCAGGTCCGCGGCTCGGCTTTCCTATGGCACCAGATCCGCCACATGGTAGGAGTGCTATTCCTCGTGGGTCAGCGCCTCGAGAAGCCAGAGGTCATATCGACTCTACTCGACGTGGCCAAAAACCCGTGCAAGCCCAACTACGTCATGGCCGACGAGGTGCCCCTGGTGCTCTGGGACTGCATCTTCCCTGGCGAGGATTCTGCTCCTGTGGATCCTGCTGCTGAGAAGCAGGATGCCCTTGACTGGGTGTACCTCGCCGACGATCCGGCGCTCTGCAAACCGGGCCAGTTCGGTGTGATAGACGGTCTATGGGCGCATTGGCGTGAGCGTAAGCTTGATGAGCTACTATCAAACCAGCTCCTGCAGCTTGTCTCGCAGCAAGGCAGCACAGATCCCTCTCGCCAGATCTCGCGGCCGGAGCCCGCCAAAGCAAACAGCACCATGGTGTATGAAGGAGGCAACGGCGCACGCATGGGAGGTCGCTACGTGCCGCTCCTGGAAAAGGACAAGTTGCAGTCTCCCGAGGAGCAGAATGAGCGGTACGCGATCCGAAAGGGGTATGCTAGCTCAGAGGATATGCGAGCGCAGAGGGGCTTTGGCAGGAGAAAGGATGAGTCCACAGCGGACGAGTAG
- a CDS encoding PIG-H domain-containing protein: protein MLSTSPRLRIRHPSPTTAEFTVTTLRPIPPALHTLILLSRFLVTVFVLLLLYARLTLSPLLASAIPPLLKDLVPRAHLQAPASISALAENIPVSVLVPGSFAVLWLLSRRGYACESILVMRGLGVQTSSCAGSYLAGTATRFIPTEKIQDILVNEAFLGFEVRYYLVVVVEGEEDVVVVFPRLLPRRKIVEEVWRGVRRCLYESRAEEKGQN, encoded by the coding sequence ATGCTCTCGACATCTCCCCGCCTGCGGATCAGGCATCCCTCCCCCACGACGGCCGAATTCACCGTAACAACCCTCCGACCAATTCCTCCCGCCCTCCAcaccctcatcctcctctcgcgcttcctcgtcaccgtcttcgtcctcctgctcctctaCGCGCGCCTCACCCTCTCGCCGCTCCTCGCCAGCGCCATACCGCCTCTGCTCAAGGACCTCGTCCCGCGCGCGCACCTGCAGGCTCCGGCTTCGATATCTGCGCTTGCGGAGAATATACCTGTCTCTGTCCTCGTGCCTGGGAGCTTTGCTGTGCTGTGGCTGCTTAGCCGTAGGGGGTATGCGTGCGAGAGCATTCTCGTCATGAGGGGTCTCGGCGTGCAGACTAGCTCCTGTGCGGGTAGTTACCTGGCAGGCACGGCGACGAGATTCATCCCGACGGAGAAGATACAGGATATTTTAGTCAACGAGGCGTTCCTTGGCTTCGAGGTGCGGTACTACCTCGTCGTGGTAGTGGAGGGTGAAGAAGACGTTGTCGTCGTGTTTCCTCGCTTGCTGCCGCGACGCAAGATCGTTGAAGAGGTATGGAGGGGTGTAAGACGATGTCTGTACGAGAGCAGGGCAGAAGAAAAGGGGCAGAATTAG
- a CDS encoding NmrA domain-containing protein, with product MTRDILIVGATGQQGRATIDAIYKILNASQHQIRVLALTRSISSPKSQALQSTYPDIVLVQGETQNPEPIFSAYPSIASIFLVTVPPNDEAQALPLIEAATAHSTVDHIMFTSVDRGGDLVSWSQPTEVPHFAAKHRIELRLRQLCQESGKRWTILRPTGFMDSYNPGFFGQLMASLWAAGMPADRKMQMISTHDIGIFAAKALLNPEAWAAKAIALAGDELNFSELQNVFQRTVGELLPQTYRAVSYPVLWMVSDASKSFEWFRTAGWDADIASLREQEPGLQTFEKWLRESSRWTCVDVAK from the coding sequence ATGACCCGAGATATCCTCATCGTTGGAGCTACAGGCCAACAAGGCAGAGCCACCATCGACGCCATCTACAAGATCCTCAATGCCTCTCAACATCAAATTCGAGTTCTGGCTCTGACGAGATCCATCTCATCGCCCAAGTCTCAAGCCCTTCAGTCAACTTACCCAGACATTGTGCTGGTACAAGGCGAGACTCAAAATCCAGAGCCAATTTTTTCAGCCTATCCATCAATCGCATCAATCTTTCTCGTCACAGTTCCACCCAACGACGAAGCCCAAGCCCTCCCTCTCATAGAAGCAGCCACAGCGCACTCAACAGTCGACCACATCATGTTCACAAGTGTTGACCGCGGCGGCGACCTTGTGAGCTGGTCCCAACCGACAGAGGTACCTCACTTTGCAGCAAAGCATCGCATCGAACTCCGGCTGCGTCAACTGTGCCAAGAGTCGGGCAAGAGGTGGACCATCCTTAGGCCGACGGGCTTCATGGATAGCTACAACCCTGGCTTCTTTGGCCAGCTCATGGCGTCACTTTGGGCTGCTGGAATGCCCGCAGACCGCAAGATGCAAATGATCAGTACCCACGACATTGGAATCTTTGCCGCCAAGGCGCTCCTGAACCCTGAAGCGTGGGCAGCCAAAGCCATTGCCCTAGCGGGTGATGAACTGAACTTTTCCGAGCTTCAGAATGTGTTCCAGAGGACAGTAGGAGAGCTCCTCCCTCAGACTTATAGAGCAGTTTCATATCCTGTCTTGTGGATGGTGAGCGATGCCTCAAAGAGTTTCGAGTGGTTTAGGACGGCGGGATGGGATGCGGATATAGCCTCGTTGCGAGAGCAGGAGCCTGGCCTGCAGACATTTGAAAAGTGGCTTCGAGAGTCAAGTAGATGGACATGCGTTGATGTAGCGAAATAG
- a CDS encoding CMP/dCMP-type deaminase domain-containing protein → MVNDKDIQHLRLAVSLAREALQAGDWPFGSVLVSASGDVLQTDRNRETTGSDATLHPEFTLARWAQQNLSPTERAESTVYTSGEHCAMCSAAHAWCGLGRIVYASSTEQLGAWRDEYGIGKSPVSPLSIQQVAPGIQVEGPVEGLDQEVRALHVEVWTAQGLKPKA, encoded by the coding sequence ATGGTCAACGATAAGGACATTCAGCACCTCCGCCTCGCCGTCTCCCTCGCCCGCGAGGCCCTTCAAGCCGGCGACTGGCCCTTCGGCTCAGTCCTAGTCTCTGCCTCTGGTGATGTCCTCCAGACGGACCGCAACCGCGAGACCACCGGCTCGGATGCCACCCTACACCCCGAGTTCACACTCGCTCGATGGGCGCAACAGAACCTCTCACCAACCGAGCGCGCAGAATCAACAGTTTATACGAGTGGAGAGCACTGCGCCATGTGTTCGGCGGCGCATGCGTGGTGCGGACTTGGGAGGATTGTGTATGCGTCTTCGACGGAGCAGTTGGGCGCCTGGCGGGATGAGTATGGTATTGGAAAGAGCCCTGTCAGCCCGTTGAGTATCCAGCAAGTTGCTCCGGGCATTCAAGTTGAGGGGCCGGTTGAGGGCTTGGATCAAGAGGTTAGAGCCCTTCATGTTGAGGTTTGGACGGCCCAGGGACTCAAGCCCAAGGCGTGA
- a CDS encoding CS domain-containing protein: MADTVFPEVLWAQRSSVADPAKNFIYLTLAVPDVPKDGLTLDLKPTSLNFTGTSSTLKRKYHVELEFWGEIDPAESKINHTAKNIEIKLHKKELKEEYWPRLLKESKRVHFLKTDFDKWVDEDEQNEAPEDDFSQFGGMNGMPGMGDMGGDFGGIDFSKLGGGAGFPGAEGAGDDDEGDDDDEEDMPALEGDDKKEADKPAAAAAAPAATEKKD; encoded by the exons ATGGCTGACACTGTCTTCCCCGAAG TCCTCTGGGCCCAGCGATCCTCCGTCGCCGACCCCGCCAAGAACTTCATCTACCTGACCCTCGCGGTCCCCGACGTGCCCAAGGATGGCCTCACCCTCGACCTCAAGCCCACCAGCCTCAACTTCACCGGCACTTCATCCACTCTCAAGAGGAAGTACCACGTCGAGCTCGAGTTCTGGGGCGAGATCGACCCCGCCGAGAGCAAGATCAACCACACTGCCAAGAACATTGAGATCAAGCTTCAcaagaaggagctcaaggaggagtACTGGCCTCGGTTGCTCAAGGAATCCAAGCGTGTTCACTTCCTCAAGACCGACTTTGACAAGTGggtcgacgaggatgagcagAACGAGGCTCCCGAGGACGACTTCTCTCAGTTTGGCGGCATGA ACGGCATGCCCGGTATGGGCGACATGGGTGGTGACTTTGGTGGCATCGACTTCTCCAAGCTCGGAGGCGGTGCTGGTTTCCCCGGTGCCGAGGGAgcaggcgacgacgatgagggtgacgatgatgacgaagaggacATGCCCGCTCTTGAGGGcgatgacaagaaggaggctgacaagcccgctgccgccgccgctgccccTGCGGCcaccgagaagaaggactaA
- a CDS encoding RRM domain-containing protein, with product MSGKLDQALEDITQAQRRSARRRNNPRRSTGRPAAAAPVGGIQKNSKPARGAGAKPVPAKATPTNSDSKIIVSNLPKDVSEQQIKEYFVQSVGPIKRVEISYGPNSQSRGIANVTFHKSDGASKAFQKLNGLLVDNRPIKIEIVVGAAQADKVIPAVKTLAERTTQPKAQPKSAAADKHNAGAAKGGAAKGAAANKKRRGRNNRPAKKTREELDSEMNDYFDAAANPEANNAAAPAPAPAAAGGDADMDGIA from the exons ATGTCTGGCAAGCTCGACCAAGCTCTTGAGGACATCACTCAGGCCCAGCGCCGCAGCGCTCGCCGTCGCAACAACCCGCGCCGTTCCACCGGACGCCCCGCCGCAGCCGCGCCTGTCGGAGGTATCCAGAAGAACTCGAAGCCCGCTCGCGGTGCTGGCGCAAAGCCCGTTCCGGCAAAGGCGACCCCCACCAACAGTGACAGCAAGATTATCGTCAGCAATCTG CCTAAGGACGTCTCGGAGCAGCAGATTAAG GAGTATTTCGTCCAGTCCGTTGGTCCCATCAAGCGAGTCGAGATCTCCTACGGTCCCAACTCGCAAAGCCGTGGTATCGCCAACGTGACCTTCCACAAGTCGGACGGCGCCAGCAAGGCCTTCCAGAAACTGAACGGTCTTTTGGTTGACAACCGACCTATCAAG ATCGAGATCGTTGTCGGAGCCGCCCAGGCCGATAAGGTCATCCCTGCTGTTAAGACTCTCGCTGAGCGCACCAC TCAGCCCAAGGCTCAGCCCAAGTCGGCGGCTGCTGACAAGCACAACGCCGGCGCTGCCAAGGGTGGTGCTGCCAAGGGAGCTGCCGCCAACAAGAAGCGCCGTGGTCGCAACAACCGTCCCGCGAAGAAGACTCGCGAGGAGCTCGACTCAGAGATGAACGACTACTTCGACGCTGCGGCCAACCCCGAGGCCAACAACGCGGCTGCTCCGGCCCCGGCACCAGCTGCCGCTGGCGGTGATGCTGACATGGATGGTATTGCT TGA